In Deltaproteobacteria bacterium IMCC39524, the genomic stretch AGACACCCGGGAGAAGGCGATTCTGCTTTCCGTGACCCAGGCGCCGCTTCGCGAGGCGGAAGATGCTCTAGACGAGCTGACCGAGCTGGCTCGTACCGCTGATGTGGTAGTCCTCGATCGCATCATGCAGCGTTCCCGCAAGATGAATCCGCGCTCCCTGATGGGGGAGGGCAAGCTCAAAGAGGTTGTCATCAGTGCTTTACATAGGGGCGCGACTCTACTGGTCTTCGATCAAGATCTCACCCCGGTCCAGGCACGCACGATTACCGCCATGACCGACCTGAAGGTCATAGACCGCAGCCAGTTGATCCTGGATATCTTTGCTCGTCGAGCGCACACTCTGGACGGCAAGGTTCAGGTTGAGCTGGCTCAGCTCAAATATATTCTGCCGCGTTTGTCCGGTAAGGGCACGGAGATGTCACGCCTGATGGGCGGTATCGGTGGTCGTGGGCCGGGTGAAACCAAACTGGAAACGGACCGCCGTCGAATTCGTGATCGTATCAGCCGCCTCGAGAAGCAGCTCGCTTCCCTGAGTAAGGGGCGGCTACAGAGACGCCAGAAACGCATCAAGAAGGGTGTGCCGATTGTCTCAATTGTTGGCTACACGAACGCCGGGAAATCGACTCTCCTTAACGCCCTGACTCAGAGTGAGGTCTTTACCGAAGACCTGCTCTTTGCCACTCTCGACACCTCGACCCGTCGTTTGCGTTTTCCCGAGGACCGGGAAGTGATTATTACTGACACGGTCGGTTTTATTCGGCAACTGCCGAAAAGTTTGATGGGTGCCTTCAAGGCGACCCTGGAAGAAATGGTCGATGCGCATCTGCTGCTGCATGTTGTTGATATCTCCAATCCTCGTTTTGAAGAACAAATTCGCGCTGTTGATCGTATCCTGAGTGATCTCGACCTGGAAGAAATACCAAGAATCCTGGTCTTTAACAAAATTGACCTGATCCCCGATGAAGAGGTTGCCCCTCTCTGTCGACGTTTTGAAGCGATCGCCGTGAGTGCGCAAAGAAGAAAAACTTTTGCTGACCTGCTGCGGGAAATGGAAGAACGCTGTTGGGGCGAAGAATTACGTAGTATTTGACACTTAGCGCGTTTTTCGTGTAGCCTGTGCCCGCTTTAGGAGGTTTAATTAATGCGGTTTTTTAAAGTAACTCTCTATCTCCTGGCAGGGTTGACCCTGGCAGGTTGTTTCTCAACAAATATCCCCTTGCTGTCTTCTGAACCCCTCGAAGAGAGCTCTCCTCAGCCCCTGCTTGAGGTGGCAGCTCCTGCTGTGCCTGTGGATGAAGCGACTGATGTCAACCATAACGAGTTACTTGCAGACTCGCTGTTTGAAGAGGTGGTTGAAGAGAACCTTGCCGAACAGGTTGAGCCTCTTGATGCCGAGACTCTCGCTGATAATCAGCTTTTGCAAGGTGTCGATCAGGATCCGCCTGAGGATCCGGGGCAAACCCTTGCTCTTCAGGAACCGGTCTACGATTTTCCCGTCGTGGAGAATGAAAAGGTCCGCTATTATGTTGACTACTACACGGGTCGGGCGAGAAAAACCTTCAAAATCTGGTTGGAGCGTTCCGGTCGTTACTTACCGATGATGCGTGAAATCTTTGCCGAGGCCGGACTGCCAAAAGACCTTGCTTACCTGGCTATGGTTGAGTCGGGCTTCAATGACAAAGCTTACAGTTGGGCTCATGCCGTGGGCCCCTGGCAATTTATCGAAAGCACCGGTCGTCGCTACGGTCTGAAGAATGACTGGTGGCACGACGAGCGCCGAGACCCGGAGAAGGCCACGCGCGCAGCAGCCCACTTCCTGAGCGACCTGTACAAGAGCTTCGATGGCGACTGGTATCTCGCTGTCCCTTCCTATAACGCAGGTCCCGGCAAATTGCGTCAGGCCGTCAAACGTTACAAGACCAGGGATTTCTGGGAACTCAGTCGTGGAAAATATCTGCAGGCTGAAACCAAAAACTATCTGCCAAAGCTCCTTGCCGTCATCCTGATCGCGAAGCAGCCTGAGAAATATGGTTTTACTGACCTCGAGTACCAGGAGCCAATCGCTTACGAGACGATGGCACTGCCCAGTAGTACTGATCTGGAAGTGCTTGCGCGTTTGAGTGATTCAGACTATGCCTCGATTAAAAAACTCAATCCGGAGTTGAAACGTTGGTGTACACCGCCTGCAGCCAAAGGCTTTGAAGTTCGTCTCCCGGTCGGTTCACAACCCCTCTTCGCTGAGAAGTATGCGCAGCTTCCTAAGCGTGAGCGGGCCAATTATGTGCGTCACAAGGTTAAATCGGGCGATACTCTGCTGGCCCTTTCACATCGCTATGGGGTGCGTGTTACGGATATCAAACGTCTCAACAGTATCAAGAACTCGCGTACTATTCAGATTGGTACCAACCTGATTGTGCCGCTCAATCCTGATTCAAACGGTTTGAAGCCGCTCGCCGAACTTAAGGATGATTACAAGCGTTCACGACTTTCACGCTACACGGTACGCTCCGGTGATTCCCTCTGGAAAATATCACGCAAGTTTAATGTCACAGAGAAGCAACTGCGCGTCTGGAACAAGCTGGGTTGGAGTAATACGATTCGACCAGGTCAAAGCCTGATTGTCTCCTCGAAAAAGACGTCTAAAAAACAAATAGCGAAGGTTAAAAAGACCAGTGGGCCAGTAACCAAGATGGTCTACACGGTACGTTCCGGCGATACGCTCTGGGCGATCGGTCGCGAATTTGCAGTTGACACAGGCCAGATCCGCAGCTGGAATAACCTTGCGGAAAACCATGTGCTGCAACCGGGTGAAAGTCTGACCCTGCACGTGAGCAGCAACCGTGGCTGAGCTTGAACAAGCCGCTTTTCTGTATGATCTCCCCGAAGAACCACCGGCAGGGTTTTCCCGTCTCTATTATGGCGCCGAGTTCTGCTTCTGGCGTCTGCCCTCTATTGAAAAAACGCTGGCTTCCAGAGCCTGGGCACGCCGTTTTGATTGGGCCTATACCCTGGTGACGCCGGTTCTCGGCGAGGCCGAACGGCGGCAGCTTGACAATTATTTTAAAACAGTCCTGCCCGAACTGACTTGCGGTGATGAGGTCCTGATCTCTGACTGGGGAGCTCTGGAACTGTTACGTTCTGTGCGTGATGACCTGACGGTGATCCTGGGTCGAGCGCTCTCAGGTCAGAAGCGTGGGCCACGTATCCTCGAGATGACCCTGGGGGCCGAGCAGTCTGAATATTTCCGCCGTGGATCCTGGCACAATCGCGACGCCGTGGAACTGCTTGTCGAGAAAGGGGTCACGCGCATTGAACAGGACAACCTCCTGCAGGGGCTTGCTCCTCTTCCGGTCCCTCTACAAGGCTCTTTACATCTTCCTTATGCCATGGTCACTTCGAGCCGTAACTGTCCGTTTCGCACCTCCCCCGAATTTGGCCCTTGTGCTGCTCCTTGTGGAGAGACCTTTACCCTGAAAACAGAGGAGACAGAGCCTCTTCTTTACCAGGACGGCAATACGCAATTTCTGCACAATGAGACCTTGCCGAATAACCTCTCAAATCTCGGTATCAACCGCATCGTCACACACCCAGAACTGGTAAATTGAAAGCTTCAGGTTTCTCAATGGCAAGTGGTGTGTGGCACGTGGCGCGTGCCTCTTCTAAGGATTTAGTTTGCTTTGACAACCTCGATGCAGGCTGATAGTATACGTCGCTCTAAACCACTCGAAAGGACTTTTTTTCATGCTGTCTGTACTCATTGCATTAGTTGCAGGCTCCGCGCTCGGCGCCGCCCTGTATTTCACCACCAGCTTGCACCCCGCTATTTCCGCGATTACCGCTTTGGTCGGCTTTACTCTTATCTACGTGCTTATCCTCAAACAGGTGATGAAGGCTGTTGGCGATGCCATGGAGGTGGTGCAGAAAGACATCATGGCCAATCGTCCCGAAGCCGCGGTTCATAAGCTGGAGGGCGTAAAGAAGAAGTACCAATGGTGG encodes the following:
- the hflX gene encoding GTPase HflX, which produces MIHGSTTGLKSSQVKALERIYQRRLPAGEMITPELARYLTEQSRELRRQIGLIIDRSGEVKYVVLGDDREIVIPDLSGYGMGRSGLRGLRCIHTHLKGEPLSQDDLNDLALLRLDMMVSLAVGDDGLPGAVNYAHLIPPDPEGQIHLLQKASSLYSLDLDFGSFIRALDAELERSRSESLDLGDTREKAILLSVTQAPLREAEDALDELTELARTADVVVLDRIMQRSRKMNPRSLMGEGKLKEVVISALHRGATLLVFDQDLTPVQARTITAMTDLKVIDRSQLILDIFARRAHTLDGKVQVELAQLKYILPRLSGKGTEMSRLMGGIGGRGPGETKLETDRRRIRDRISRLEKQLASLSKGRLQRRQKRIKKGVPIVSIVGYTNAGKSTLLNALTQSEVFTEDLLFATLDTSTRRLRFPEDREVIITDTVGFIRQLPKSLMGAFKATLEEMVDAHLLLHVVDISNPRFEEQIRAVDRILSDLDLEEIPRILVFNKIDLIPDEEVAPLCRRFEAIAVSAQRRKTFADLLREMEERCWGEELRSI
- a CDS encoding LysM peptidoglycan-binding domain-containing protein; this encodes MRFFKVTLYLLAGLTLAGCFSTNIPLLSSEPLEESSPQPLLEVAAPAVPVDEATDVNHNELLADSLFEEVVEENLAEQVEPLDAETLADNQLLQGVDQDPPEDPGQTLALQEPVYDFPVVENEKVRYYVDYYTGRARKTFKIWLERSGRYLPMMREIFAEAGLPKDLAYLAMVESGFNDKAYSWAHAVGPWQFIESTGRRYGLKNDWWHDERRDPEKATRAAAHFLSDLYKSFDGDWYLAVPSYNAGPGKLRQAVKRYKTRDFWELSRGKYLQAETKNYLPKLLAVILIAKQPEKYGFTDLEYQEPIAYETMALPSSTDLEVLARLSDSDYASIKKLNPELKRWCTPPAAKGFEVRLPVGSQPLFAEKYAQLPKRERANYVRHKVKSGDTLLALSHRYGVRVTDIKRLNSIKNSRTIQIGTNLIVPLNPDSNGLKPLAELKDDYKRSRLSRYTVRSGDSLWKISRKFNVTEKQLRVWNKLGWSNTIRPGQSLIVSSKKTSKKQIAKVKKTSGPVTKMVYTVRSGDTLWAIGREFAVDTGQIRSWNNLAENHVLQPGESLTLHVSSNRG